One window of the Methanomicrobia archaeon genome contains the following:
- a CDS encoding 4Fe-4S dicluster domain-containing protein — MIAIDRYKCNYCGGCVSVCPTDAIELVGTWIKIDEETCNSCKACVNICPVGALTLLKGE; from the coding sequence ATGATTGCGATAGATCGGTATAAATGTAATTATTGTGGTGGCTGCGTTTCCGTCTGTCCTACAGACGCGATAGAGCTGGTGGGCACGTGGATAAAAATCGACGAGGAAACATGCAACAGTTGTAAGGCCTGCGTGAACATCTGCCCCGTGGGCGCATTGACACTGCTGAAGGGCGAGTAA
- a CDS encoding DUF3344 domain-containing protein, with amino-acid sequence MLRRKKRMVCAFVLCAMVFSLGTAQALPDLVVTSITPNCGGYLFANQSNVIQAVIANTGNATAGASNASFELSDGYTEKVPVPALDAGNTTTVSITDPTIQPAGTAVTITVTADCDAGVTEDNETNNDLSVAKTVMNNGYKGKRYTGGSDIATWRTFALRGDLLYSTGDSQYLGGSSTAWNSYTVDWNESDLPVPAAASIRAARLYVIFTWDKV; translated from the coding sequence ATGTTAAGACGGAAGAAAAGGATGGTATGCGCGTTTGTGTTGTGCGCGATGGTGTTCTCACTAGGAACTGCACAGGCGCTGCCTGACCTGGTTGTCACGAGCATAACCCCGAATTGCGGCGGGTATCTCTTTGCCAACCAGAGCAACGTGATCCAGGCGGTCATTGCGAACACCGGTAATGCCACAGCAGGCGCATCGAACGCTAGCTTCGAGCTCAGCGACGGGTACACCGAGAAGGTACCGGTGCCCGCTCTAGATGCCGGAAATACGACTACCGTATCGATCACCGATCCGACGATTCAACCTGCTGGTACTGCGGTCACGATCACCGTGACCGCGGATTGCGATGCCGGGGTGACCGAGGACAACGAGACGAACAATGACCTGTCAGTAGCCAAGACGGTAATGAACAACGGCTATAAAGGCAAACGGTACACCGGCGGCAGTGACATCGCGACCTGGCGGACCTTCGCACTCAGGGGCGACCTTCTCTATTCAACCGGAGATAGCCAGTATCTGGGCGGATCCTCTACGGCCTGGAACTCCTATACGGTCGACTGGAATGAGAGCGACCTGCCCGTTCCAGCCGCGGCATCGATCAGAGCAGCGAGATTGTACGTGATCTTTACCTGGGATAAGGTGC
- a CDS encoding TIGR00296 family protein produces MLTEMEGKRGLELARAAITEYLRANNKIAAPDDLPPSFDEDRGVFVTLKVFGALRGCIGFPYPAFPLKEAIIEAAISAAVGDPRFPAVTLQEFKDVRIELTVLTLPQVLKVKPRELPRQIEVGRHGLIVQRGIQTGLLLPQVATEQGWDAEEFLCQTCWKAGLPQDAWLTEATEVSTFEGQIFSEETT; encoded by the coding sequence ATGCTCACGGAAATGGAGGGGAAGCGCGGTTTGGAACTCGCGCGAGCGGCGATCACGGAGTATTTACGGGCGAACAACAAAATTGCGGCTCCGGACGATCTGCCACCGAGCTTTGACGAGGATCGTGGCGTCTTCGTGACCTTGAAGGTGTTCGGTGCGCTCAGGGGCTGTATTGGCTTCCCCTATCCCGCCTTCCCGCTGAAGGAAGCGATCATCGAGGCGGCTATCTCCGCTGCGGTCGGTGATCCCCGGTTCCCGGCCGTTACCTTACAGGAGTTTAAGGACGTACGTATCGAGCTCACGGTGCTCACCTTGCCGCAGGTCCTGAAGGTAAAGCCTCGGGAGCTGCCCCGGCAGATCGAGGTCGGCAGACACGGCTTGATCGTGCAGCGCGGGATCCAAACAGGACTCTTACTCCCGCAAGTAGCGACCGAGCAGGGTTGGGATGCGGAGGAGTTCCTCTGCCAGACCTGCTGGAAAGCGGGCCTGCCACAGGATGCATGGCTCACTGAGGCGACCGAGGTGAGCACCTTTGAAGGGCAGATCTTTTCGGAAGAAACAACATAA
- a CDS encoding DUF357 domain-containing protein: MDELERITKDLTLFERSLVELDSVALTVEEETVVAHAKRYFTDTAYYLKKGDYFTAFGCINYAHGLVDSLRNVKGLIP, encoded by the coding sequence ATGGATGAGCTGGAACGGATTACTAAAGACCTTACGCTCTTCGAGCGGAGTTTGGTCGAGCTCGATTCCGTCGCACTCACGGTCGAGGAGGAGACCGTGGTGGCACACGCGAAACGCTATTTCACGGACACGGCGTATTACCTCAAAAAGGGCGATTATTTCACCGCTTTCGGCTGCATTAACTACGCTCACGGGTTGGTGGACAGCCTGCGGAACGTAAAGGGCTTGATACCCTGA
- a CDS encoding N-acetyltransferase: MTDFRLRKAERSDLNSVIRLWKRNIKTVNTAADIAEFFDAAEYYFYVAVAPGSNGKENLIGFIGGAIRGGHGHISGIAVDKPYRRRGVGKELMTALELAFLNESFTIITLEVRVSNTGAIRFYEKQGYRMVYTVKGYYADGEDAFVCKKKLR, from the coding sequence ATGACGGATTTCAGGCTCCGGAAAGCAGAGCGGTCTGATTTGAACAGTGTCATACGGCTGTGGAAGCGGAATATCAAGACGGTGAACACCGCGGCGGACATTGCGGAGTTCTTCGATGCTGCGGAGTACTATTTCTACGTGGCCGTGGCCCCGGGGTCGAACGGCAAGGAAAATCTTATCGGGTTCATCGGCGGTGCGATCCGGGGCGGTCACGGCCATATTTCGGGGATCGCGGTGGATAAACCGTATCGGCGGAGAGGCGTGGGTAAGGAATTGATGACTGCGCTCGAACTCGCGTTCCTCAATGAGTCATTTACGATAATCACGCTCGAGGTTCGCGTAAGCAACACGGGTGCAATTCGTTTCTACGAGAAGCAGGGCTACCGCATGGTCTACACGGTGAAGGGCTATTACGCGGATGGTGAGGACGCGTTCGTCTGCAAGAAGAAGCTCCGGTGA